One Fusarium poae strain DAOMC 252244 chromosome 4, whole genome shotgun sequence DNA window includes the following coding sequences:
- a CDS encoding hypothetical protein (TransMembrane:4 (i228-246o266-284i304-322o342-362i)~BUSCO:40257at5125) — protein MTSSPSPPRTGTGNGTHYDSSHTYDSGRTLSSSVASRSARLRPPRSLPPWINSYDGDHGSASDDQLRLLQPPTRAVPPQHNSLPSDPQRRVSKDGFVDPQDPLFGQGQETRGKIPHFMRYGRASMRGRKWDHLRSAEPVIVPGHKPALTSQPSVAWQDFVQSSSWGRMTNEDSKVMDIEALRNLQPNFDTPSRHPYNAEEARISRKRKTLAPYKRIWYMAIRHSLAPLMFRLSVMVTSIIALGVAARIHQLEDVDSTDSAEETQSIVAVAVDCVAIPYIGYMIWDEYTGKPLGLRSVVSKISLILLDLFFIIFKSASTALAFESLVYHNLSDPAVRNLSKALAAFMLLGLIAWSMNFAVNIFRTVERLGGGEDDSGHG, from the exons ATGACTTCATCTCCTTCGCCCCCACGAACTGGAACCGGCAATGGCACGCATTACGACTCTTCCCATACTTATGATTCTGGTCGTACGCTGAGCAGCTCTGTTGCGAGCCGATCTGCTCGACTGCGCCCTCCTCGGTCCCTACCAC CATGGATCAACTCTTATGATGGTGACCATGGCTCGGCGAGCGACGACCAATTACGACTTCTTCAGCCTCCCACACGCGCCGTTCCCCCTCAACACAACTCGTTACCAAGCGATCCCCAAAGACGGGTCTCAAAAGATGGCTTCGTCGATCCACAAGATCCCCTTTTCGGCCAAGGACAGGAAACGAGAGGTAAAATTCCTCATTTTATGCGTTATGGGCGCGCCTCGATGCGTGGTAGGAAATGGGACCATTTGAGATCTGCAGAGCCCGTTATTGTGCCTGGACACAAACCAGCTTTGACCTCGCAGCCAAGTGTAGCATGGCAGGATTTTGTCCAGTCGTCATCTTGGGGCCGTATGACAAACGAAGACTCAAAAGTGATGGATATTGAGGCTCTCAGAAACTTACAACCGAATTTTGATACGCCATCCCGCCACCCCTACAACGCCGAAGAAGCCAGAATATCCCGGAAGAGGAAGACCCTTGCTCCATATAAACGCATCTGGTATATGGCTATCCGTCATTCTCTCGCCCCTCTGATGTTTAGACTGAGCGTAATGGTCACCTCGATTATTGCACTCGGTGTCGCGGCACGGATACATCAACTCGAAGACGTCGATAGTACGGACTCGGCTGAGGAGACACAATCTATCGTTGCCGTCGCTGTAGACTGCGTGGCCATCCCATACATTGGGTACATGATCTGGGACGAATACACTGGAAAGCCTCTGGGTTTACGATCAGTAGTCTCTAAGATTTCCCTGATCTTGCTTGACCTGTTTTTCATTATTTTCAAATCCGCGAGCACAGCACTCGCGTTCGAAAGCCTCGTTTACCATAATCTGTCCGATCCTGCAGTACGGAACCTGTCCAAGGCTCTAGCAGCATTCATGTTATTAGGATTGATTGCTTGGTCGATGAACTTTGCAGTCAACATATTCCGTACTGTGGAGCGTCTGGGAGGAGGTGAGGATGACAGCGGACATGGTTAG
- a CDS encoding hypothetical protein (BUSCO:6539at5125) has protein sequence MAAKMGAPSQMPPIPNREDIGATWTYLQAGIARVMNELEQGIDMQMYMGVYTAVHNFCTSQKAVGVNSPTMHQNHRGGEYKQPVHHLEDLVNQSKTHTDEALLAFYIKEWGRYTVAAKYIHHLFRYLNRHWVKREIDEGKKNIYDVYTLHLVQWRKELFEKVNVKVMDAVLKLVEKQRNGETIEHSQIKQVVDSFVSLGLDEADPSKSTLDVYRFHFERPFLTATKEFYLAESKQFVAENSVVEYMKKAETRLAEEEERVGMYLHRDIALPLKRTCNQALIADHSALLREEFQVLLDNDREEDMARMYNLLSRIPDGLDPLRARFETHVRKAGLAAVQKIQSAEGDKLEPKVYVDALLDIHTQYQGLVERAFKNEPEFTRSLDNACREFVNRNEVCKSGSSKSPELLAKYADVLLRKSSTSIEESELEHTLDQIMTVFKYIEDKDVFQKFYSRMLARRLVNSNSSSDDAETSMISKLKEACGFEYTNKLQRMFQDMQISGDLNKEFRVHLEGVESTKVVDSTFFILGTGFWPLTAANTDFNPPPEIAAEIERFTRFYKHKHDGRKLTWMWNLCKGEIKASYCKASKTPYTFQVSIYQMAILLLFNEKDSYSYDDILSATQLSKEVSDQAIAVLLKAKVLIMSGAAGEKPGSGKTFKLNYDFKSKKIRINLNIGGTKETKQEEVETNKTIEEDRKLVLQSAIVRIMKARKKMKHTQLVSETINQIRSRFVPKVGDIKKCIEILLDKEYLERLEDDELGYLA, from the exons ATGGCTGCAAAGATGGGCGCGCCGAGCCAGATGCCCCCCATACCCAACAGGGAGGATATTGGAGCAAC ATGGACCTACCTACAAGCTGGAATCGCACGCGTCATGAACGAACTTGAACAGGGTATCGACATGCAGATGTACATGGGCGTATATAC CGCGGTTCATAACTTTTGCACATCTCAGAAGGCTGTCGGCGTGAACAGCCCTACGATGCACCAGAACCACCGAGGAGGCGAGTATAAACAGCCTGTT CACCACCTCGAGGACCTGGTAAACCAGAGCAAAACGCACACCGACGAAGCTTTGCTCGCTTTCTATATCAAAGAATGGGGCCGATACACAGTCGCCGCCAAGTACATCCATCACCTTTTCCGCTACCTCAACCGACACTGGGTCAAGCGCGAAATTGACGAGGGGAAAAAGAACATCTACGACGTCTACACACTACATCTCGTACAATGGAGGAAGGAGCTCTTTGAGAAGGTTAACGTCAAGGTCATGGATGCTGTCCTCAAACTTGTTGAGAAGCAAAGGAACGGCGAGACTATCGAGCATAGCCAAATCAAGCAAGTCGTGGATTCTTTTGTCTCCCTGGGACTGGACGAAGCAGACCCATCCAAGTCCACGCTCGATGTCTATCGCTTCCATTTCGAGCGTCCGTTCCTCACTGCTACCAAGGAATTCTACCTTGCCGAGTCGAAGCAGTTTGTGGCAGAGAACAGCGTTGTGGAGTATATGAAGAAGGCCGAAACACGTCTtgccgaagaagaggaacgCGTTGGTATGTATTTGCATCGGGACATTGCCCTTCCACTTAAAAGGACCTGCAACCAAGCTCTCATTGCGGACCACTCAGCTCTCCTCCGAGAAGAGTTCCAGGTGCTTCTTGATAACGACCGAGAGGAGGACATGGCCAGAATGTACAATCTCCTATCGAGAATTCCAGACGGTCTGGATCCTCTCAGAGCCCGTTTCGAGACACATGTCAGAAAGGCTGGTCTTGCTGCTGTGCAGAAGATTCAGTCTGCGGAAGGTGACAAGCTCGAGCCAAAGGTTTATGTGGATGCTCTACTCGATATTCACACGCAGTACCAGGGCCTCGTCGAGAGAGCTTTCAAGAATGAACCCGAGTTCACACGATCTCTGGATAACGCATGCAGAGAGTTTGTCAACCGAAACGAAGTATGCAAATCTGGGTCCAGCAAGTCGCCGGAGCTACTTGCCAAGTACGCTGATGTTTTGCTCAGAAAGAGCAGCACAAGCATCGAGGAATCTGAATTGGAACATACCCTTGATCAGATAATGACGGTATTCAAGTACATCGAAGACAAGGATGTCTTCCAAAAGTTCTATTCTCGTATGCTTGCCCGACGTCTAGTGAACAGCAACTCATCTTCCGATGATGCTGAGACCAGCATGATCAGCAAACTCAAGGAAGCTTGTGGTTTTGAGTACACCAACAAGCTCCAGCGTATGTTTCAGGACATGCAAATTTCTGGGGACCTGAATAAGGAGTTCCGGGTTCACCTCGAAGGTGTTGAGTCAACAAAGGTCGTCGACTCGACTTTCTTTATCTTGGGAACAGGTTTCTGGCCATTGACAGCAGCCAACACTGACTTCAACCCGCCTCCCGAAATTGCAGCCGAGATTGAGCGATTCACCCGCTTCTACAAGCACAAGCATGATGGGCGTAAGCTCACGTGGATGTGGAACCTTTGCAAGGGTGAGATTAAGGCAAGCTACTGCAAGGCAAGCAAGACGCCCTACACTTTCCAGGTATCAATCTACCAGATGGCCATCCTACTTCTTTTCAATGAGAAAGACAGCTATAGCTATGACGATATCCTCAGCGCTACCCAACTTAGCAAGGAGGTCTCAGACCAAGCAATTGCTGTTCTTCTGAAGGCAAAGGTTCTCATCATGTCAGGTGCAGCTGGTGAAAAGCCAGGATCTGGTAAAACTTTTAAGCTCAATTATGACTTCAAGAGCAAAAAGATTCGTATCAATCTGAACATTGGTGGTACCAAGGAGACCAAGCAAGAGGAGGTCGAGACTAACAAGACAATTGAGGAGGATCGAAAGTTGGTTCTTCAG TCCGCAATCGTACGAATCATGAAGGCACGTAAGAAGATGAAGCACACGCAACTAGTCAGTGAGACCATCAACCAGATCCGGTCGCGGTTTGTGCCCAAGGTTGGTGACATCAAGAAGTGCATAGAAATTCTGCTGGACAAGGAGTACTTAGAGCGTctggaggatgatgagctAGGATACCTTGCCTAA
- a CDS encoding hypothetical protein (BUSCO:12778at5125): MSSDESPPVESPIGLGAPPPESNDDLKSILSPILPSSPAPFNKADFIPLVTVVGFHHARGPEVENWFGAQEGTDPAADYGWSLLPFMALSDGAHASEEDFSYFTLLRPETAAKPATSLFGISCTRQLDSTQLINRPADVTRSTVQKAVVVIADSPQFFGMLRERLSIVTQAWFAQREFTDVEILRRFQESLADEKTKGVLNDQVDRDQYLGMSLRELIHEYKWQTLVLLKCCLLQPKMLFFGSRCDKLCMMQFSLLSLIPGLIRNLQDSADPELNSHETSLSKPTSLRTSDRNSLLCYMGLPLQIFGKGSLFGPYTPLQQLDILADFGTKSYIVGSTNSLLLQQKDRYSDILINLDEESVVINSQQLRTALTLTAADRRWIDYLTHEINETWDDANPNRPKTLKYVGSEEFIRLQFEEYILALISSVKYHNYLSANPNNPKAMLPEVEGDPVADFGYEWVEAWKRTENYRMWNTHTDSHLFDIVDPRHPCAGGLNIEDVQRRIAEQVKELHLDERFAQGREVLGRNLAAGRDKASFVLNKLYADMEALREAQRRRAEEARAASPQDASGQPTGSDASKAGQTGQSAGARAGAYIGSWAAWAGEKRRTSGWGGAWGRKANTKPDKSADDSTSSSPIDRDYQMISAPISRGGSSDEPALRTQRGASFSESILSGVSEPSSRPISGTDKPLPGPPVPKKEDDGFQTEGVVGSKDKLAAASPHPDVNGAATKD; encoded by the exons ATGAGCTCCGACGAATCTCCTCCTGTCGAATCCCCTATCGGTCTTGGCGCGCCGCCGCCCGAGTCCAACGACGACCTCAAATCTATCCTGTCGCCGATTCTGCCCTCTTCGCCCGCACCTTTTAACAAGGCCGACTTCATACCGCTCGTCACCGTTGTCGGATTCCATCATGCCAGAGGCCCCGAAGTCGAGAATTGGTTTGGAGCTCAAGAGGGGACCGATCCAGCTGCCGACTATGGCTGGTCCTTGCTACCTTTTATGGCCTTGAGCGATGGTGCGCACGC ATCAGAAGAGGACTTTTCTTATTTTACACTTCTTCGCCCAGAGACAGCTGCGAAGCCTGCTACGTCACTTTTTGGAATATCATGTACTCGACAGCTCGACTCAACCCAACTCATCAACCGCCCCGCCGACGTCACACGTTCCACCGTCCAAAAGGCTGTTGTGGTCATTGCCGATAGCCCTCAGTTCTTTGGCATGCTTCGCGAGCGCCTGAGTATCGTGACCCAGGCTTGGTTCGCTCAGCGCGAGTTTACCGATGTTGAGATCCTCCGCAGGTTCCAGGAGAGCTTAGCAGATGAGAAAACCAAAGGCGTGCTGAACGATCAGGTAGACCGAGACCAGTATCTCGGTATGAGTCTTCGAGAGTTGATTCACGAGTACAAATGGCAAACATTAGTTCTCCTGAAGTGCTGTCTTCTTCAGCCCAAA ATGCTTTTCTTCGGCTCGAGATGTGATAAGTTGTGTATGATGCAATTTTCTCTTTTGTCCCTGATACCCGGCCTCATTCGCAACCTGCAAGATAGTGCAGACCCTGAACTCAACAGTCATGAGACGAGCCTGTCAAAGCCTACAAGTTTGCGAACTAGTGATCGCAACTCTCTGCTATGCTACATGGGTCTTCCTCTCCAAATATTTGGCAAG GGAAGCTTATTTGGGCCTTACACCCCCTTGCAGCAACTTGACATTCTTGCCGACTTTGGTACAAAGTCCTACATTGTCGGTAGCACAAACTCTCTCTTGCTCCAGCAGAAAGACCGCTATAGTGACATTCTCATTAACTTGGATGAAGAATCAGTCGTTATCAACTCACAACAACTCAGAACCGCTCTTACTCTCACAGCTGCGGACCGAAGGTGGATAGATTATTTGACCCATGAGATTAACGAGACATGGGATGATGCCAATCCTAACAGACCGAAGACGTTAAAGTACGTCGGCAGCGAGGAATTTATTAGGCTGCAGTTCGAGGAGTATATTCTTGCACTCATCTCCTCCGTCAAATATCACAACTACCTCAGTGCCAACCCAAATAATCCCAAGGCAATGCTTCCTGAGGTTGAGGGCGATCCTGTTGCCGACTTTGGCTATGAGTGGGTAGAGGCTTGGAAGCGTACCGAGAACTATCGCATGTGGAACACACACACTGATTCTCATTTGTTTGACATTGTTGACCCCCGGCATCCCTGCGCAGGCGGTCTCAATATCGAGGATGTTCAACGCCGTATTGCAGAACAAGTAAAAGAGTTACATCTGGACGAGCGCTTTGCCCAAGGCCGAGAAGTCCTCGGCAGGAATCTCGCCGCCGGCCGAGACAAGGCTTCATTCGTCCTCAACAAACTTTATGCTGATATGGAAGCTCTACGAGAAGCCCAAAGACGCCGTGCTGAGGAAGCACGAGCAGCGTCTCCCCAAGATGCATCTGGCCAGCCCACTGGATCTGATGCATCCAAAGCTGGACAGACTGGACAATCGGCCGGCGCACGAGCGGGAGCCTACATCGGTAGCTGGGCCGCCTGGGCTGGCGAGAAGCGTCGAACGAGTGGCTGGGGGGGTGCTTGGGGCCGTAAAGCAAACACCAAGCCCGACAAATCAGCCGATGACTCTACATCAAGCAGTCCGATTGACAGAGATTACCAGATGATCAGTGCTCCTATATCGCGAGGGGGTAGTTCGGATGAGCCGGCCTTAAGAACACAAAGAGGAGCGAGCTTCAGCGAGAGCATCCTCTCAGGGGTTAGCGAGCCCAGTAGTCGGCCAATCTCAGGAACCGACAAGCCTTTGCCTGGCCCGCCTGTGCCCAAAAAGGAGGACGACGGATTTCAAACAGAGGGGGTCGTTGGTTCGAAAGACAAACTGGCTGCTGCAAGTCCTCACCCTGACGTGAATGGGGCAGCGACGAAGGATTGA
- the GNA3 gene encoding G protein alpha subunit (BUSCO:31117at5125) — MGACMSSSNEEVDQKKKSQAIDKILEEDSKRLRKECKILLLGSGESGKSTIVKQMKIIHLKGYSEDELYNYRPTVFKNLVECAKAVIMAMQQFDIEPQNEENKAHAEFLLEYQAESGPQAHIDAKVGAAVQALWNDPAKDLLMEHQTEFYLMDSAEYFFQEAMRIVATDYLPNEMDVLRARTKTTGIYETRFQMGQLSIHMFDVGGQRSERKKWIHCFENVTSIIFCVALSEYDQVLLEENSQNRMMESLLLFDSVVNSRWFMRTSIILFLNKVDIFKQKLSRSPLGNYFPDYSGGNDVNKAAKYLLWRFNQVNRAHLNLYPHLTQATDTSNIRLVFAAVKETILNNALKDSGIL; from the exons ATGGGCGCGTGCATGAGCTCGAGCAATGAGGAGGTGGaccagaagaaaaagagtcAGGCTATCGATAAGATCCTTGAGGAAGACTCGAAACGACTACGGAAAGAATGCAAAATATTGCTATTAG GTTCCGGAGAGAGTGGCAAGTCGACAATCGTAAAACAAATGAAGATCATTCACCTCAAGGGTTATTCGGAAGACGAGCTGTACAACTATCGGCCAACGGTTTTCAAGAATCTTGTCGAATGCGCCAAGGCTGTTATTATGGCCATGCAGCAGTTTGATATCGAACCTCAAAATGAAGAGAATAAGGCGCATGCGGAATTTCTGCTGGAATATCAAGCAGAGTCTGGTCCCCAGGCACATATTGACGCGAAAGTCGGTGCTGCTGTACAAGCTCTGTGGAATGATCCAGCGAAGGATCTGTTGATGGAGCATCAGACCGAGTTCTATCTTATGGACTCGGCAGAATA TTTCTTCCAAGAAGCAATGCGAATAGTAGCGACTGACTATCTCCCCAACGAGATGGATGTGCTCCGAGCGCGAACGAAGACAACAGGTATATACGAAACAAGATTCCAGATGGGACAATTGAGTATCCA CATGTTCGACGTCGGTGGTCAGCGAAGCGAAAGGAAGAAGTGGATACATTGTTTTGAAAACGTGACATCCATTATATTCTGCGTTGCCTTAAGTGAATATGATCAAGTCCTGCTCGAGGAGAATAGTCAG AACCGAATGATGGAGAGTTTATTGCTTTTCGACTCAGTGGTCAACTCAAGGTGGTTTATGCGCACCAGTATCATTTTGTTTCTCAACAAGGTTGATATTTTCAAACAAAAGCTGAGCCGGTCGCCACTGGGCAATTATTTCCCTGATTACTCAGGTGGAAATGATGTCAACAAGGCAGCCAAGTATCTACTCTGGCGATTCAACCAAGTCAACCGAGCACATTTGAACCTGTATCCCCA CTTGACGCAAGCAACAGATACCTCGAACATCCGACTCGTTTTCGCAGCAGTTAAGGAGACTATCTTGAATAACGCGCTTAAGGACTCTGGTATTCTGTGA
- the GPH1 gene encoding Non-essential glycogen phosphorylase (BUSCO:4024at5125~CAZy:GT35), with product MATEQQRLPTRERRPSTSAPIVDIQGAVGPTGISRPKHTRTATGFGPSEIKNFEASIPEPQREAWKRNQSSGFTGKDGFEKEVVRHVETTLARSVLNCDENAAYAATSLAFRDRLILDWNRTQQRQTYRDSKRVYYFSLEFLMGRALDNAMLNVGQKDIAKAGLAELGFRIEDIITQENDAALGNGGLGRLAACFLDSLASLNYPAWGYGLRYRYGIFKQEIVDGYQVEVPDYWLDFNPWEFPRHDVVVDIQFFGHVRKTTDSNGKNVAIWEGGEIVQAVAYDVPIPGYDTPTTNNLRLWSSKASGGEFDFQKFNSGDYESSVADQQRAETISAVLYPNDNLDRGKELRLKQQYFWVAASLYDIVRRFKKSNRPWREFSDQVAIQLNDTHPTLAIVELQRILVDIEHLEWDLAWDIVVKTFSYTNHTVLPEALEKWPVGLIQHLLPRHLQIIYDINLFFLQKVEKAFPNNRDILSRVSIIEESQTKMVRMAFLAIVGSHKVNGVAELHSDLIKTTIFKDFVEIYGPDKFINVTNGITPRRWLHQANPRLSELIASKVGGNGFLKDLTHLNQLEKYAEDKEFRKEWSEIKYANKVRLAKLIKSTVGVTVNPSALFDVQVKRIHEYKRQQLNIFGVIHRYLYLKSLSPEERKKVVPRVSIFGGKAAPGYWMAKQIIHLVNAVGSVVNNDEDIGDLLKVIFLPDYNVSKAEIITPASDLSEHISTAGTEASGTSNMKFVLNGGLIIGTCDGANIEITREIGENNIFLFGNLAEDVEDLRHNHQYGSHEIDPDLQKVFAEIEKGTFGSVHDFSALVAAVRDHGDYYLVSDDFHSYNETHKLVDEAYQNQEEWIKKTIKSVSRMGFFSSDRCIDEYAESIWNTEPLVVHD from the exons ATGGCAACTGAACAGCAACGTTTGCCTACCCGTGAGAGGCGCCCCTCCACGTCGGCCCCGATCGTCGACATCCAGGGTGCTGTTGGCCCCACAGGCATCTCCCGTCCAAAGCATACCCGAACTGCCACGGGCTTTGGTCCAAGTGAGATCAAGAACTTTGAAG CCTCAATTCCCGAACCTCAGCGTGAAGCCTGGAAGCGCAACCAGTCCAGCGGATTTACTGGTAAAGATGGGTTTGAGAAAGAAGTCGTTCGCCATGTCGAGACCACTCTTGCTCGCTCTGTCCTCAATTGTGATGAAAATGCAGCCTATGCTGCCACCAGCCTAGCCTTCCGCGATCGCCTAATTCTTGACTGGAACAGGACCCAGCAAAGACAAACCTACCGCGATTCCAAGCGTGTTTACTACTTCAGCCTGGAGTTCTTGATGGGTCGAGCTCTCGACAATGCTATGCTTAACGTAGGCCAGAAGGACATTGCCAAGG CTGGCCTTGCTGAGCTCGGATTTCGAATCGAGGATATTATTACTCAAGAGAACGATGCAGCTCTGGGTAATGGTGGTCTAGGCCGACTTGCTGCTTGTTTCCTCGACAGTTTGGCCTCTCTCAACTACCCCGCCTGGGGTTATGGCTTACGATATCGGTATGGTATTTTTAAGCAGGAAATAGTGGACGGATATCAAGTTGAGGTGCCTGATTACTGGCTTGACTTCAACCCCTGGGAGTTTCCTCGACACGACGTTGTTGTCGAT ATTCAATTCTTTGGTCATGTTAGAAAGACCACGGATTCCAACGGTAAGAACGTTGCCATTTGGGAGGGTGGCGAAATCGTCCAGGCCGTCGCCTACGACGTCCCGATCCCAGGCTATGACACACCCACCACAAACAACCTGAGACTTTGGTCCAGTAAAGCATCTGGCGGAGAATTTGACTTCCAAAAATTCAACAGTGGTGACTACGAAAGCTCCGTTGCCGATCAACAGCGGGCTGAGACCATCAGTGCCGTTCTATATCCCAATGACAACCTGGATCGCGGAAAGGAGCTTCGTCTGAAGCAGCAGTACTTCTGGGTTGCGGCCTCCCTATACGATATCGTCCGCCGCTTCAAGAAGTCCAACCGTCCTTGGAGGGAATTTTCTGACCAGGTGGCCATTCAGCTCAATGACACCCACCCCACGCTGGCCATTGTCGAGTTGCAGAGAATACTCGTCGACATTGAGCACCTCGAATGGGATTTGGCCTGGGACATCGTCGTCAAAACT TTCAGCTACACCAACCACACTGTTCTGCCTGAAGCTCTGGAGAAGTGGCCTGTTGGTCTGATCCAGCACCTACTGCCCCGTCACCTGCAGATTATCTACGACATTAATCTGTTCTTCCTCCAGAAAGTCGAGAAGGCTTTCCCCAACAACCGAGATATATTAAGCAGAGTATCAATCATTGAGGAGTCTCAGACAAAGATGGTGCGCATGGCGTTCTTGGCAATTGTTGGATCACACAAGGTCAACGGTGTCGCAGAGCTGCATTCAGATCTCATCAAGACCACAATCTTCAAAGATTTTGTTGAAATCTATGGCCCGGACAAATTCATTAATGTCACCAACGGCATCACTCCTCGCCGTTGGCTCCACCAGGCCAACCCTCGGCTTTCGGAGCTCATCGCCTCCAAGGTTGGAGGCAACGGTTTCCTCAAGGATCTTACACATCTTAACCAACTCGAGAAGTATGCCGAAGATAAAGAGTTCCGAAAGGAATGGTCGGAGATCAAGTACGCCAATAAGGTCCGACTTGCTAAGCTTATCAAGTCTACTGTGGGTGTCACTGTGAACCCTTCTGCGTTGTTCGATGTCCAAGTCAAGCGAATACACGAATACAAGCGTCAGCAGCTCAACATCTTTGGTGTCATTCACCGATACCTTTACCTTAAGTCTCTGTCTCCTGAAGAGCGCAAGAAGGTCGTCCCTCGTGTTTCCATCTTTGGAGGCAAAGCTGCACCGGGCTATTGGATGGCGAAGCAGATTATTCATCTTGTCAATGCTGTCGGCTCTGTAGTAAACAACGATGAGGATATTGGTGACCTTCTCAAGGTGATCTTCCTGCCTGACTACAACGTCAGTAAGGCCGAGATTATTACTCCCGCATCAGACCTCAGCGAACATATTTCCACGGCCGGCACTGA GGCATCTGGTACCAGCAACATGAAATTCGTCTTGAATGGTGGACTCATCATTGGCACCTGCGATGGTGCCAAC ATTGAAATCACTCGCGAGATTGGCGAGAACAACATCTTCCTGTTTGGAAATCTTGCTGAGGATGTCGAAGACCTCCGCCACAATCACCAGTACGGCTCACACGAGATCGATCCTGATCTGCAAAAGGTGTTTGCCGAGATTGAGAAGGGCACATTCGGCTCAGTTCATGACTTCAGTGCTTTGGTTGCAGCCGTCCGTGACCATGGTGACTACTACCTGGTATCTGATGATTTCCACAGCTACAACGAGACTCATAAGCTTGTGGATGAGGCGTACCAGAACCAGGAGGAGTGGATCAAGAAGACAATTAAGTCTGTTTCTCGCATGGGTTTCTTCAGCAGTGATCGCTGCATTGATGAGTATGCTGAAAGCATCTGGAATACCGAGCCTCTTGTTGTCCATGACTAG
- the HOG1 gene encoding MAPK protein hog1 (BUSCO:28654at5125), with product MAEFVRAQIFGTTFEITSRYSDLQPVGMGAFGLVCSARDQLTNQNVAVKKIMKPFSTPVLAKRTYRELKLLKHLKHENVISLSDIFISPLEDIYFVTELLGTDLHRLLTSRPLEKQFIQYFLYQIMRGLKYVHSAGVVHRDLKPSNILVNENCDLKICDFGLARIQDPQMTGYVSTRYYRAPEIMLTWQKYDVEVDIWSAGCIFAEMLEGKPLFPGKDHVNQFSIITELLGTPPDDVINTIASENTLRFVKSLPKRERQPLRNKFKNADDSAIDLLERMLVFDPKKRITATEALAHDYLSPYHDPTDEPVAEEKFDWSFNDADLPVDTWKIMMYSEILDYHNVEAGVTNMEEQFNGQ from the exons ATGGCCGAGTTTGTACGCGCTCAGATCTTCGGAACCACATTCGAGATCACCTCGAG ATACTCCGATCTCCAGCCCGTTGGTATGGGAGCTTTTGGTCTCGTTTG CTCTGCTCGAGATCAGCTCACCAACCAAAATGTCGCCGTCAAGAAAATCATGAAGCCTTTCAGCACACCCGTGCTCGCCAAGCGCACATACCGTGAGCTCAAGCTGCTCAAGCACCTTAAGCACGAAAAC GTTATTTCTCTCAGTGACATCTTCATCTCACCCTTGGAAGACAT CTATTTCGTCACAGAACTCCTCGGTACCGATCTCCACCGATTATTGACCTCGCGCCCTCTCGAAAAGCAGTTCATCCAGTATTTCCTCTACCAGATCATG CGTGGTCTAAAGTACGTGCACTCGGCCGGCGTTGTCCACCGCGACCTCAAGCCTAGCAACATTCTCGTCAACGAAAACTGCGATTTGAAGATCTGTGACTTTGGTCTTGCCCGAATCCAGGACCCCCAAATGACTGGTTATGTTTCCACACGATATTACCGAGCTCCCGAGATTATGCTCACCTGGCAAAAATACGACGTTGAAGTCGATATCTGGAGTGCTGGCTGCATTTTCGCTGAGATGCTCGAGGGCAAGCCTCTTTTCCCTGGAAAGGACCATGTCAACCAATTCTCCATCATCACTGAGCTCCTCGGTACTCCTCCTGATGATGTTATCAACACCATCGCCAGTGAGAAC ACTCTCCGATTTGTCAAATCGCTACCCAAACGCGAGCGACAGCCTCTCCGTAACAAGTTCAAGAACGCAGACGACTCAG CAATTGACCTTCTCGAACGCATGCTTGTCTTTGACCCCAAGAAGCGGATAACTGCCACCGAGGCTCTCGCCCACGATTATCTTTCTCCCTACCATGATCCTACAGACGAGCCTGTGGCCGAGGAAAAGTTTGACTGGAGTTTCAACGACGCCGATCTGCCTGTTGATACATGGAAGATTATGAT GTACTCGGAAATTCTCGACTACCACAATGTTGAAGCCGGTGTCACCAACATGGAGGAGCAGTTCAATGGACAATAG